TGTCCCATACGAAAATATCTGTCTGGAGATTTCACACCGCACCCCATGATGATGGGACGCACTCACGATGAGGCGTTGTTTTTCTTGGATGGTGAGTATCATGGTTGCAAACACTCGTCCTCAGTTGATTCATGGGTAGCTAGATCCGACGAAAAAACAAAATCAACTggggaaatattttattactacaCTACAAATTTTGTAGTATATACAAAATAGTACAAACACTAGAACATTTATACCTATTGTTATTGTATATGTATTACAAATGATTGATCTTGCATTCCTTGGAGTATTTCTTGGATATAGTTCGGAAATTGTAATTAGTTTAATACATAATTAGATTTTTCGATGCTCTTGTTTGATAGAGTACGCTGGAAGTCCATCAAACCACGCAGTATCAATGGCAATGTGGATGAAACAAGTGACTGACATCGACGAGTCCGTAAACAATCAACTTGCTAATGTTCTATCGTTGGAGTTGGACCAAATTCCTCCGGAGTTTCTCAAGGAGGTTTTGGCTCTTCTGACGGACACCTTCTTCACAGCACCTATCGACGTAACGCAAAGAATCGTGTCAAACTGGAACCAGGAGTATCCTGTGTATTATTACCGGCTCTCGTACGCGTCTAATCATAGCGTTCATTCCTTGGTGGGCCAAACTGTAAAAGGTAAGACATTCCCTTCATTTCTGTTTAAATGAAGAATAGAAAACGCAACAAAAAgcgaataaattaaattaacaaCTAAAACAATTTTCACTACATTTAGGAGTTTTTGTAGGAGAATTTTGAATGACATCTTTGGTTTCAGGGACCAGTCACGTTGATGACATCGGTGACTTATTCAACGTGGTCGCAATGAACGTATCGACAGACCCGAAATATCCATTCAACATCTTCAGGAAGAAAATGGTTAGGTTGTGGACCAACTTTGCTAAACACGGGTAATAATAATGCagagtttttcaaaataatttttgtttgaaattcTGGTGCAATGAATGtatgattttatttttactagaaATCCAACGCCGAGAGTATCAAACCCTGAAACCGACTTTGACGTGATTTGGACGGACAGTAAAGATGCAGGGGACCAATTAGACATAAAAATGGAACCTGCCATGCAAGCTCGTTTAGTTAATCCTGTGACTGAGGCCTTCGAAGGAGTTTTGTCCGCTCAACTTCTGCTTCGAACCGCCTGCATCAATTTTCCGACAATTCCTTTCGGTATCAACAATTTGGGACCGTAACGATTACATTTAAttactatactgcggatttttatggaaaataaaaattgtatgcatcGATTTTGGGAAATATTAACcgtattgaaattaattttgtctctcaataattttaatagatattctgatattttcactattttatgcTTCATTTTACTTTTCTACGTATTTCTACGTCGTTGCTGAAGATGTAAAATCTATGTTATCATTTACAATGTGTGTATGATATATAATTTATGTTATTATTTAGAATATGTacataaaagtagaataaaaatatgcaattaatataatacaaaaatcTGGTCTAGTGTACGATTTCACAGTCGTTGAAATTGCAAAGATACCTTCAtagaaaattattcaacaaatttctaGATGAAAGTacacaatttaaattaattgaattttatcatttttacaaCCCATACCAGCCACTTGACTGTCTCAATAAGTTTAgcgttaaatatttattaaaactaCTTAAGTGAGTTTCCTAGTGTTCCCGCAAGTATTTTACAGCAACATTCACCTTGAACAAAAGCTGCCTCAGACCTGGCCACAATCATTCTAACACCCATCGTCCAGCAGGCCCGTGTCTTCGAGCAAACATCAACCACTTGTCGCAGCTTTAATTAATCACCATTTGCCAAAACACGATAAATATCGTCTAAAACGTGGTTAACAAACCCACACGTGTCACCAATGAAATACTGACGTTACACTATTCTAACTAACAATTATACACCCAATATATCTATTCCCATTGTCTTACGAGCTTGCATCAACACTAATTCGCTATATAAACCAGGCTACAAGCATACTCAAGCACATTTCAACTTTGCCCATCCACCAAGCGAAGATGAAGTTCCTCCTATACGTAGCCGCCGCCATTTTGGTATCATCGGCGCAGTGCCTGGTGATTAGGAATGCCGATTCAGGTATAGACAAACCCATCTGAACCTCCAATGTTCactattgtacaatttttattgtcgagtctgaagattatttaaaaaggaTTATCTGAACACTTACATTTTTCTAATGCTTTTACTATTccacttttattattttttactctctctctctactaAATCCAGTTATTAGTTTCTAAATGGTGTCCACTTAACTTTGTCCCCCAATTCTTTAATACCTCACTGACCCTCAGTGCCAGCCCCCAAATGCTTGCCCCAGTTTGAAGGATACTCGCAAAATGTcttgctatactctaacctcaCTTACTTTCCAGTATCATCTGCCTCATTATCATCGTCCAAAGAAAGCGTAGAAGACGTAGGCCAACTGGTGCCCCATGGTGACGAATTGGAACTGGTCTCGCTCAAAAACCTCGGGCAAGGTGATGTTGCCAAGCAACTGCTAAAAGAACTGCGCAAACTTCTGGAGCGGTTTGGTATTCATCTCCCAGCAGGTCTCCCAGGAGTCCCCGGTGTCCCAGGTCATCCAGAAGGTCTCCCAGGAACATCAAAAAGAGACATAGGCTCTCTGTTCCCCATCGGTGGCGAGATGGTGAGCAATATGGTGCACACTGGAGAGGATCTCGTCGGAGGCTTCATCCCCAAGTTCGGAAAGAGGGACCTTACTGGCCTGTTCCCTGCTGATGGTGGCGCCATTGACAAGCTGGTGAACAAGGGTGAGGAGTTCGTCGGTGGCTTCATCCCCAAAGGAAAAAGAGACATTGGATCGCTTTTCCCCATTGGCGGAGGTGCTGTCAGCGGAATGGTGAATGGAGCAGAAGATTTAGTTGGTGGATTCATCCCCAAGCTTGGAAAGAGAGACATTGGATCGCTTTTCCCCATTGGTGGAGGTGTTGCCAGCGGAATGGTGAATGGAGCAGAAGATTTCGTTGGAGGATTCATCCCCAAGTTCGGAAAGAGGGACATTGGATCGCTTTTCCCCATTGGTGGAGGTGCTGTCAGCGGAATGGTCCATGGAGCAGAGGATTTAGTTGGTGGATTCATCCCCAAGCTTGGAAAGAGAGACATTGGATCGCTTTTCCCCATTGGTGGAGATGTTGTCAGCGGAATGGTGAATGGAGCAGAAGATTTAGTTGGTGGATTCGTTCCCAAGTTCGGAAAGAGGGACCTTACTGGCCTGTTCCCTGCTGGTGGTGGCGTCATTGACGACCTGGTGAACAAGGGTGAGGAGTTCGTTGGTGGCTTCATCCCCAAAGGAAAAAGAGACATTGGATCGCTTTTCCCCATTGGCGGAGGTGCTGTCAGCGGAATGGTGAATGGAGCAGAAGATTTAGTTGGTGGATTCATTCCCAAGCTTGGAAAGAGAGACATTGGATCGCTTTTCCCCATTGGTGGAGGTGCTGTCAGCGGAATGGTCCATGGAGCAGAGGACTTAGTTGGTGGATTCATTCCCAAGCTTGGAAAGAGAGACATTGGATCGCTTTTCCCCGTTGGTGGTGGTGTTGTCAGCGGAATGGTGAATGGAGCAGAAGATTTAGTTGGTGGATTCGTTCCCAAGTTCGGAAAGAGGGACCTTACTGGCCTGTTCCCTGCTGGTGGTGGCGTCATTGACGACCTGGTGAACAAGGGTGAGGAGTTCGTTGGTGGCTTCATCCCCAAAGGAAAAAGAGACATTGGATCGCTTTTCCCCATTGGCGGAGGTGCTGTCAGCGGAATGGTGAATGGAGCAGAAGATTTAGTTGGTGGATTCATTCCCAAGCTTGGAAAGAGAGACATTGGATCGCTTTTCCCCATTGGTGGAGGTGCTGTCAGCGGAATGGTCCATGGAGCAGAGGACTTAGTTGGTGGATTCATTCCCAAGCTTGGAAAGAGAGACATTGGATCGCTTTTCCCCATTGGTGGTGGTGTTGTCAGCGGAATGGTGAATGGAGCAGAAGATTTAGTTGGTGGATTCGTTCCCAAGTTCGGAAAGAGGGACCTTACTGGCCTGTTCCCTGCTGGTGGTGGCGTCATTGACGACCTGGTGAACAAGGGTGAGGAGTTCGTTGGTGGCTTCATCCCCAAAGGAAAAAGAGACATTGGATCGCTTTTCCCCATTGGTGGAGGTGTTGTCAGCGGAATGGTCCATGGAGCAGAAGATTTAGTTGGTGGATTCGTTCCCAAGTTCGGAAAGAGGGACCTTACTGGCCTGTTCCCTGCTGGTGGTGGCGTCATTGACGACCTGGTGAACAAGGGTGAGGAGTTCGTTGGTGGCTTCATCCCCAAAGGAAAAAGAGACATTGGATCGCTTTTCCCCATTGGTGGAGGTGTTGTCAGCGGAATGGTCCATGGAGCAGAAGATTTAGTTGGTGGATTCGTTCCCAAGTTCGGAAAGAGGGACCTTACTGGCCTGTTCCCTGCTGGTGGTGGCGTCATTGACGACCTGGTGAACAAGGGTGAGGAGTTCGTTGGTGGCTTCATCCCCAAAGGAAAAAGAGACATTGGAGCGCTTTTCCCCATTGGTGGAGGTGTTGTCAGCGGAATGGTCCATGGAGCAGAGGATTTAGTTGGTGGATTCGTTCCCAAGTTTGGAAAGAGGGAGGTTGAAGAGAAGCAGAAGAGAGAACTCTTCGCGGATACAATCCAATCGCTTAACAATGATTTGTTCAAGCCAGCTCTGCAAACCGGTCTGAACATGGGAAGTCGAGTTGAGAAATTGGTACTTTCGCCGGTCTCAACCTAGAGTCACAGATGTTAGATGTAAGTGTCGGtaattaacaataagtttaattgatattttatcgATTACCGATTTtatcgtttttttttatcaagaTGTTCGATTAGTCTTGTGTCGGGTTATCAGAAAAATGTTAAAGATCTTTTGGATAAGAGAGGATGTGAGATTATGAAATGTATTTTGTTTTGTAAATGTTGTGTTTCTGTTTGTTCACAGTTACTGCGAAATGCGGACGGCGGTCTGAGATGATTTTTGGACGCAATTTGCATTTACGAGGAAAATATAGTAGACATAATTCCGGGCCTGTGATTTGTATTTTGATGTTGATTGCAGGCTATTGTTTGTTAAGCAAGGAAAATCAATAAAACTTTATATCGCAAAAAATCTTCCCTTTTTTTATATCAATCCTTCCTCTTTGCTATTTCAACTGCGTGTTGAAATCTTAAACGTTTGTTGAGCGAGAATAGTTGCAACTACCTAAAATTTATACATCGAGTAAAGCAAGATACCGATGGTTCTTATTACTGAAAAATTAGATTAATCAACTATAAAGTTATCATATCTTCTAAGCACCCAAGTTCAATAAAGCGAATCCCTTAGGACAGGAAACAATAATCTACCTAACTTTCTTTCCCTTCGATGAGTACCTAACTTTTCAGATATGCATAAATAAACTTAATTTGACTATTAATAAGTTATAATATTATACTTCCAGTCTGAAGTCTTAGATTGGTCTCAAGACATAAAAATTATGGAAGCCATGCGAATGGTTTTTTTCAATACGattaaccaaattttattaaataattaataaaaaattaataagaattaaattaggtaataggataggttattttGTATGCAGTAGCGGAAATATTATGCAGAGCGATAATTTATGACGTCGAGCGATATGGTAACCGCAGTATCCGCCATCTTGGAGAACTATCGTCAAAGAGACCGGATTTTATAGTTCAGTTTATTTCGAATCATTGTTCGCAATATATTTCTTTTGGAATACAGTTTCACAGGTGAAGTAATAAACAATGGACAGCGAATATAATTTTCGTCGTCCTTTTTATGAAAATCCAACATTTAAACAAGCTTTCAAACGATTTCTAATTATGAGGAATGACTGCAAATTAACTCATTGTTGAATTGTTCATTAAGAGACTGTATAAGTCGATATGTACGTCAACTAGTATTATTATTGAAGAGGTATTCTTGCgagatttattttattctaaaaAACGATAAGGAGATGTCGTTCTTCGGCATATAGAATTGTTGAAAAGATCTGGTCTTTTTCTTCAGTGTTATTCAAGAACTCTGTCTTGGATCTCAGCAACGAAAATTACAAAAAGCGCtcatttcataaataaaatgtttaagaTACGAAACATGCCCCGTAACAATTTTTCAGGTCAAACAAATCGACTGTCGTCGTTTCCGCCATCTTCTCGGAGAACAACGTCGAAGACTATCCAGACTATTTACACAAACCacatatttcaaataatttgttcTAATTGATACAATATTGTACTGACTTGTATTCTAAGAATcgtatttaatgaaaaatacgcAGAATAAACTTTGTttgacaaataataaatatattttcagtatAAGTCATTCTTTTAGCACACGTACATCTTCCTTCCTTCCATATTTATTTCTGTCTTTCAcatttctttaacaattttaaaattacaGTCTTAGGAATAAACTGTTTAAAAAGTCGTAGAACTCGGCAATAATTATTACTTAGTTCGAGCCACTTGAAAGTTCATTTTCGATCACTATAACCACAAACATCAGCCGGCACCTGATCACAAAAATGAATACAACGCACTAGATATTATTTACAACATTTAATCCATAAATGCAACCAAAATTCAAAATCACTTTTCTAGTGAAGCAACTGTAGAAACTTTCGGACATTCTTACACATCGCTGCAATTATCCAGCACCTCATTCGCCATTTTGACTTCGTACCACTTTCCCATTCTCCATTGTATAATACAATAATGTGCCACGTGCAAGCGATGACTTCATATCAAACATTACCGTTTCCTCTGCAAACAACATCAATCAATTTTCCAACTACCGGACAATGTTTCGAACACTTGCGGATCGAACGATGCATTGTTCAAACAATGTTTGAACTAACATCGTGGGTATATAAACCAGGTATATTCTGACTGCGGCATCATTGGCTCAGCAGGTAAACTACGATGGGTCGTGTCGCAGAGGTAGCCCTCGTAGTGCTGTTGTCGCTGACACAGTGTCTGGGAGAGGAAACGGAAGTAGTTGAGACCACTAGTGGACCTGTCAAAGGTATAGTCAAAAAAACAATATGGCATGGTATCTCATACAATGCCTTCCTCGGCATACCCTATGCGGAGCCGCCGCTTGGTGAATTGAGATTCAAGGTAAAAGATCATTCTTTCCTGTTAGATTACAGTAttatctctaccgtaactgtcaaagttttatccccaccactggtgGGCAGAACCAAAGAGATctagaaaattgattttattttcgagATTCGCATGCAATTGAATTGAAAAGGGTCAACAATTGTTTTCACGTACTTTCAGTCACCTGTTCCCATAAAACGATCGTCAGCAGTTTTCAATGCTGACAAGGAGGCCTCAGTCTGCCCGCAGGTAGACTTCTTCTCAGGTGACTACATGGGTGTCGAGGACTGTTTGTACATCAACGTGATGTCCCGAGAGGTATCGCTTGACATTGTTTTATTCAATTTGTGATAGAAATTCTACTAATCATTCTGTGTCTAGACGAAAACCAAACGTCAGTAGTCGCGTAGAGATAACTTTTCAGTGTTACTTTATCTTTTCTGTCGAAGAAATTGAAAACTgattttgttcgaatttttaccGTGTATTAATTTAATTCGGCATCGCACAAAAATTTAGTGAAAATCCCCCAAACTATACAGCACAATGTCATATAATTCTATGAACGGAGCTGGTCATTGAAAATTAGATAAAGaataatttccattaaaatGATGCTATAGCTCGGCAATTCGACCAAAAAACCAGTCATGGTTTGGATCTACGGTGGAGCATTCTTTGCTGGATACAGTAACACATCCGTGTACGGACCCGATTTCTTCCTCGAAGAGGATGTTGTCTTCGTCAGCTTCGGTTACCGTCTCGGTGCTCCAGGTGCCCCAATCTTTCTTCTAATTCGAATGTTTTGAAGTtcctataaaaataaaatcacacAGCAACATTGCTACTGCATGTTTCCAGGATTTTTGGCGTTGGATCACCCTGACGCTGCTGGTAACGCTGCGATGAAGGATCAGGTCCTGGCTCTGAAATGGGTGCAGGCGAATATTGCTGCCTTCGGTGGTGACCCTAATCAAGTGACCATTTACGGAGAAAGCGCAGGTGGTACTTCCGTGGGACTGCACGTTTTGTCACCACAATCTAACGGTATGTGAAATTATTTGTTCCGTCGATAAACTCCTCGGTAGAAAATGATCTATACTCTAAACTTATTAAtagattttctgcatttgtcaCGAGAACAAACTGGTGTAATTTAAGAAGGATTAAAGGAATTTAATACTGCCAACACATTGTTTTCAACATGGCTACTGTTTTTTGCAATCGCGACCAGGCAATGCAATTGCGGATGCAGACCATTTTTACTTTGATAGTTTTATTTAGAATATTTGATAACAGTGCTCTCACCGTTTCCTGGCGACGATAAATGATTAGTTTATATTGTTTCTTGTTAATTCAGGACTCTTCAAGCAAGTAATCCTACAAAGTGGAACACCTCTGTGTCAATGGGGCTTCCACACTCCTAACAAGGCGTACCAAAATGCTCGCGCTCTCGCTGTTAATCTTGGCTACGACGGAGTCGATGACGAAGGCATGATAGAGTTCCTTCGCGGTGTTCCGGTAGAAAAAATGGTCCGCATGACCATGCAAATCGACTATGTGAGTACAATATTCGTTCCAAGGAATATTCTTGTTATCCTGTAAGTTTCAGTCCGAAATGTACAAGATTGTGAAAGTTAGACATTTTGATTGCTCACTCACTCATCGTTGTACTCACTACAAATGTTTCCAGGGCTTCTTGCCGTTCAGACCAACGATAGAGAACCTTGACAACGTAAAAGATGGCAGCGAGTTCTTGACAGAGTGCCCCATCCAGCTGTACGAGTCTGGAAAGTTCAAGAAGGTTCCCACGCTTATGGGTTTCAACAAGGACGAATCTCTCTTCTTCTTGAACTGTGAGTATGGGACTGAGTCACGGATCGACAACTAGGTCAATTCTGATCGTGACAAGAATTTTTCAGACTGTAAAATTTGGGTGCTGAAACCTTTGGTTTGCTACATTTTTAACAAAACCGCCAGAAGATCTTGATTTAAACGTAtatattaacattattattaccGTTTCGCAGATATGGTTGGCAAAAACGGAAACCGCGGACCTGCGTTAGCAGGTCTCATACAAAATTCGAAGGGCATCAACAGTGGCGTCGACCAAATATTGGGATCTTTTACCGGAGCAGTGTTCGACTTCCTTCCTGATGCCATGATCCAAATGGTTCTCGATATTATGAACGGCATCATGTTCGTGGCTCCCATTGATCTGACGCAGAAATACATAGCGCAAGCCAATGGCGATTATCCTGTCTATTATTACATGCTCTCGTACATGTCGCAGTGGAACATGCACGAGTTGGTTGGCGATTCCGTAAACGGTATGACGGCacacaacatttttttattttcctattTAGCACTAAGTATGCAACCTTTTAGACTTAATAGAATCGCATTAGTTTCAATGATTTTACGACAACAATTTAAATCGTGAACCGGTAAGTCGTCCCTAACGAgataatttaatcgtttgaattGTTGCTTTAAAGAAGACCCTTAAGCCGAATTTTCATGTAGAACGGATCCTAAAAATTCTGGTAGTAGGCTTCCAGTGGGTGAAGTATGAAGTAGGTCAATTGAAACTAGAAGAAGACTGGAACGATCGAGAGGCATGAATAAAATCGAGTTAGGTTTCGAGGGACGTTTTTGATTTCAGGAACTGCTCACGTCGATGATGTTGGCTACTTGTTCAACGTGAAAGCGTTGAAAGCGCCGACAGACCCGAATCATACATTCAACGTGTTCAGGAAGAAGATGGTCTCCTTGTGGGCCAACTTCGCTAAATACGGGTAAGATCATTGATAGAAAGTTGGttactatactgcggattttataaatttatgagTGTTTGAAGAATAGCTAAACATTTGGATAGATATATGCTTGTTACtttgataaagtaatgtaaaatggtcgCGTTTAGTGTTCCGTGAACCCAGTGTTAAAATGCAGTAAAAAGACGAACGAATCTAGATAAAGTGCCATCGGAACTGCGTTCAAGAAAATGGATAAACAGCTGACTAAATGGGCCAGAATATTGGTTCAGAATATTACATGTTCGatgaaaaataatcaaaaataatatataccgtTCTTCTTGCAGAGATCCTACACCACAGAATTCGCAAAGCGAGGGTCCGTCATTCAACGTACGTTGGCTGGACAGTAAAGCAACCGGTGCACAGTTGGAGATCAACGAGCAGGCTGTCATGAGGAATCGCATGCTAGGTTCGATGACACAATCCTACGAGGATGGTCTGAAGGATAGGCTGCCGAATCTGTCCGGCTGCAAAGCGGCATCGAGCGCTACAACCAAGTCCTCAGGTCTCCTAGGTGGCCTGTTTTAGTGAAAATCGCGTTGGACACCAATTGGATGCTTAGATTATTATTTAACGTAGAGTGGAAGCATATAGTAATATGTAAACATTCACTGTAATTTCAAAAATGTATATGATATATTAAATATGCAAGAAAATTAAGATAATCTTGTACGGTATTATTTTGCAAGTTGCAACTAAACCTTCATCTCTAACGAGACGATCATTGTTTATTGCTGAAAAAATTGTGATCCATTTATCCTGAATATGACGTATACTAATCAACCCACTCCCAGCCTTGTTTTATCCCATACAACACCACACACGTAGCCTAAATACATTTAGCCTAATTGTTTTTTCTTTATGCAGTGAATTTTACTATTTTGATGatgtgaaatgaatttttactatTTGTCTCATTCCCGGCTCTTTTTACTGTAGGCGAAACAAGTTCGGTTAGTCGCATAATTTTTTTCTCGTTCAGCTCAGGGACATCGGTAGCTCACAAAAAATTGAAGTGGATTTATCGCTGTCAAATTTTATCTCTAATCAAATTATGTTTATCTCTTATCAAATCGCTACAGGATAAGTGACTGCCTAATCGTATCCTGCCTGAAGAACCATAGTGAAAGTGCAATATCACGataacattgaaaaaccttGACAATCCCAGTTTCCAAGAGTAAGATTAACTATGCGGCCTCTGCGACAGCCTTCGTACAAAAGCACTCCGTGTATTGAGTTATTATTATATGGTGTACACGTTTAATTGCGATAATTTCTAAGTTGATGCTGGCATGAGTAATCACATTATGCATTTATATCACAAAAAAGATGTCAAAAAAAAATCGCGACCAATGTTTAAAAAACATGTAAA
This window of the Halictus rubicundus isolate RS-2024b chromosome 9, iyHalRubi1_principal, whole genome shotgun sequence genome carries:
- the LOC143357202 gene encoding uncharacterized protein LOC143357202; its protein translation is MKFLLYVAAAILVSSAQCLVIRNADSVSSASLSSSKESVEDVGQLVPHGDELELVSLKNLGQGDVAKQLLKELRKLLERFGIHLPAGLPGVPGVPGHPEGLPGTSKRDIGSLFPIGGEMVSNMVHTGEDLVGGFIPKFGKRDLTGLFPADGGAIDKLVNKGEEFVGGFIPKGKRDIGSLFPIGGGAVSGMVNGAEDLVGGFIPKLGKRDIGSLFPIGGGVASGMVNGAEDFVGGFIPKFGKRDIGSLFPIGGGAVSGMVHGAEDLVGGFIPKLGKRDIGSLFPIGGDVVSGMVNGAEDLVGGFVPKFGKRDLTGLFPAGGGVIDDLVNKGEEFVGGFIPKGKRDIGSLFPIGGGAVSGMVNGAEDLVGGFIPKLGKRDIGSLFPIGGGAVSGMVHGAEDLVGGFIPKLGKRDIGSLFPVGGGVVSGMVNGAEDLVGGFVPKFGKRDLTGLFPAGGGVIDDLVNKGEEFVGGFIPKGKRDIGSLFPIGGGAVSGMVNGAEDLVGGFIPKLGKRDIGSLFPIGGGAVSGMVHGAEDLVGGFIPKLGKRDIGSLFPIGGGVVSGMVNGAEDLVGGFVPKFGKRDLTGLFPAGGGVIDDLVNKGEEFVGGFIPKGKRDIGSLFPIGGGVVSGMVHGAEDLVGGFVPKFGKRDLTGLFPAGGGVIDDLVNKGEEFVGGFIPKGKRDIGSLFPIGGGVVSGMVHGAEDLVGGFVPKFGKRDLTGLFPAGGGVIDDLVNKGEEFVGGFIPKGKRDIGALFPIGGGVVSGMVHGAEDLVGGFVPKFGKREVEEKQKRELFADTIQSLNNDLFKPALQTGLNMGSRVEKLVLSPVST
- the LOC143357210 gene encoding cholinesterase-like, whose protein sequence is MGRVAEVALVVLLSLTQCLGEETEVVETTSGPVKGIVKKTIWHGISYNAFLGIPYAEPPLGELRFKSPVPIKRSSAVFNADKEASVCPQVDFFSGDYMGVEDCLYINVMSRELGNSTKKPVMVWIYGGAFFAGYSNTSVYGPDFFLEEDVVFVSFGYRLGAPGFLALDHPDAAGNAAMKDQVLALKWVQANIAAFGGDPNQVTIYGESAGGTSVGLHVLSPQSNGLFKQVILQSGTPLCQWGFHTPNKAYQNARALAVNLGYDGVDDEGMIEFLRGVPVEKMVRMTMQIDYGFLPFRPTIENLDNVKDGSEFLTECPIQLYESGKFKKVPTLMGFNKDESLFFLNYMVGKNGNRGPALAGLIQNSKGINSGVDQILGSFTGAVFDFLPDAMIQMVLDIMNGIMFVAPIDLTQKYIAQANGDYPVYYYMLSYMSQWNMHELVGDSVNGTAHVDDVGYLFNVKALKAPTDPNHTFNVFRKKMVSLWANFAKYGDPTPQNSQSEGPSFNVRWLDSKATGAQLEINEQAVMRNRMLGSMTQSYEDGLKDRLPNLSGCKAASSATTKSSGLLGGLF